A window of Phycobacter azelaicus contains these coding sequences:
- a CDS encoding FecCD family ABC transporter permease: protein MDGAVYAAPLYARIIARRVLWLTLGALALGLAIVLDILTGPAMLGLTDVLHSLFLPGSADATNVVIVWSIRLPMTLMAVTIGVALSVAGVAMQTILGNPLASPYTLGLSAAAGFGASLALLTGITLPILGLFTVPFAAFVASACASALVYGFSRVRGMSSEIMVLAGIATLFLFQSLQSMLQYMAEPEVLQAIVFWLFGSLLKASWTNLPISTGLTALCVLALIPDLWRLTALRMGDERAAAVGVDVGRLRIRVFTLTALLTAGAICFVGTIGFVGLVAPHIARMLVGEDQRFLLPMAALTGAFVMVAASVLSKLISPGHVIPIGIVTAVFGVPFLFILILRGKRKSW from the coding sequence ATGGACGGGGCGGTTTACGCCGCCCCTCTCTATGCCCGCATCATTGCGCGGCGTGTCTTATGGCTGACCCTAGGGGCACTCGCCCTGGGTCTGGCAATAGTGCTCGATATCCTCACCGGCCCGGCGATGCTGGGTCTGACGGATGTTCTGCACTCCCTTTTCCTTCCTGGCTCGGCGGATGCCACCAATGTGGTTATCGTCTGGTCTATCCGCCTGCCCATGACCCTGATGGCCGTCACCATCGGTGTCGCGCTGAGCGTTGCGGGCGTTGCCATGCAGACAATCCTCGGCAACCCCTTGGCCAGCCCCTATACGCTGGGTCTATCGGCCGCCGCCGGTTTCGGAGCGTCGCTCGCTCTGCTCACCGGGATCACCCTACCGATCCTCGGCCTGTTCACCGTGCCCTTTGCCGCCTTCGTGGCCTCCGCCTGTGCCTCCGCACTCGTTTACGGGTTTTCCCGCGTGCGGGGGATGAGTTCAGAGATCATGGTGCTGGCTGGGATTGCAACGCTGTTCCTGTTCCAGTCGCTGCAATCCATGCTGCAATACATGGCGGAGCCCGAAGTGCTTCAGGCCATCGTCTTCTGGCTGTTCGGCTCGCTCCTGAAGGCAAGCTGGACCAACCTGCCGATCAGCACGGGCCTGACCGCGCTTTGTGTCCTTGCCCTGATCCCGGACCTCTGGCGCCTCACCGCCCTGCGCATGGGGGACGAGCGCGCCGCCGCTGTTGGCGTCGATGTGGGCAGGCTCAGGATCCGGGTCTTCACCCTCACCGCCCTGTTGACCGCAGGCGCGATCTGTTTCGTCGGCACCATCGGCTTTGTCGGCCTTGTCGCGCCCCATATTGCCCGCATGCTGGTGGGGGAGGATCAGCGCTTCCTTCTGCCCATGGCCGCCCTGACCGGCGCCTTTGTCATGGTCGCGGCCTCGGTCCTGTCCAAGCTAATCTCACCCGGTCACGTCATCCCGATCGGCATCGTCACGGCAGTCTTTGGCGTGCCCTTCCTGTTCATCCTGATCCTGCGCGGCAAGAGGAAAAGCTGGTGA
- a CDS encoding ABC transporter ATP-binding protein, with protein MSLSIQSLYASHGRKPILTDVSARIETGQITALIGPNGTGKSTLLKAISGLLPATGTVTLNGDVQNAPKRREVFAYMPQDSGAQSSISVFEVVLLGRMRSLGLSVPQALQDEVEATLARFGIAHLADRALDQISGGQRQMVFLAQAMFRRPEVLLLDEPTAALDMRHQLVVLDAVQETVRRQNMIAVIALHDLNLVAQFAQHVICLSGGRVAAEGSCVEVLTPERLAALYGVHAEVSTNAQGDLRIRPIRPV; from the coding sequence GTGAGCCTTTCGATCCAATCCCTTTATGCCAGCCACGGGCGCAAACCGATCCTGACCGATGTTAGCGCCCGGATTGAAACGGGGCAGATCACTGCCCTGATCGGCCCCAACGGCACCGGAAAATCGACCCTGCTCAAGGCAATTTCCGGTCTTTTGCCTGCCACCGGAACCGTCACCCTGAACGGCGATGTTCAGAATGCGCCCAAGCGGCGAGAAGTCTTTGCCTATATGCCGCAGGACAGCGGCGCGCAAAGCAGTATCAGCGTGTTCGAAGTGGTTCTCTTGGGCCGTATGCGCAGCCTTGGCCTCTCCGTGCCGCAAGCCTTGCAGGACGAGGTTGAAGCCACGCTGGCCCGCTTCGGCATCGCCCATCTGGCAGACCGCGCGCTGGATCAGATCAGCGGCGGGCAGCGACAGATGGTGTTCCTTGCGCAAGCCATGTTCCGCCGCCCCGAGGTGCTGCTTCTGGATGAACCCACCGCTGCGCTCGACATGCGACATCAACTTGTCGTTCTGGACGCCGTTCAGGAAACCGTTCGCCGTCAGAACATGATCGCGGTGATCGCGCTTCATGATCTTAACCTCGTGGCGCAGTTTGCCCAGCACGTGATCTGCCTCTCTGGCGGGCGTGTTGCTGCCGAAGGTTCTTGCGTAGAGGTGCTGACTCCAGAGCGTCTTGCGGCGCTCTATGGCGTTCATGCGGAGGTTTCGACAAACGCGCAGGGTGATCTGCGCATCCGCCCGATCAGACCTGTCTGA
- a CDS encoding aminoglycoside phosphotransferase family protein, with amino-acid sequence MTACTSSDLVAFLVACGEPDVSLAPLPGDASARRYYRLEGRGKMLMEDRVDPDGFAGFIWIARHLAALGLSAPQVHCADAESGLALIEDFGTRTYSVQLAAGRDEAELYALAVDALLHLHHHPQAGAVDVPDYDLATLLDELSIFTQWFAPALRPDVDVAAFDAAFRALWQAPLAGLNKGPSTLVLRDFHVDNLMELEGREGVRRCGLLDFQDGVIGLPEYDLVSLLQDARRDLAPGLEQAMLERYIASAPKGAGGETEILHRYHLLGAQRHTRIAGVFLRLNLRDDKSGYLRFLPRVLRQMEEALQAAGLTEITEFLDRELPGWRQAGPTLIGTA; translated from the coding sequence ATGACTGCCTGCACCTCTTCTGACTTGGTTGCCTTCCTCGTCGCCTGTGGCGAGCCGGACGTATCCCTTGCGCCCCTGCCTGGGGATGCCTCTGCGCGGCGGTACTATCGGCTTGAGGGGCGCGGCAAGATGCTGATGGAGGATCGCGTTGATCCGGATGGCTTTGCCGGGTTCATTTGGATTGCACGCCATCTTGCGGCCCTTGGCCTTAGTGCACCGCAGGTCCATTGTGCTGATGCTGAAAGCGGCCTTGCCCTGATCGAGGATTTCGGCACCCGCACCTACAGCGTGCAACTGGCCGCAGGACGGGACGAAGCGGAGCTTTATGCGCTGGCCGTCGACGCTCTGTTGCACCTGCATCATCACCCGCAAGCGGGCGCTGTGGATGTGCCGGACTACGATCTGGCGACGCTCCTCGATGAGCTGTCGATTTTCACGCAGTGGTTCGCGCCAGCTCTGCGCCCGGATGTTGATGTGGCAGCCTTCGATGCGGCCTTTCGTGCGCTGTGGCAGGCTCCGCTTGCCGGTCTGAACAAAGGGCCGAGTACGTTGGTTTTGCGGGATTTCCACGTTGACAACCTGATGGAGCTTGAGGGGCGCGAGGGGGTGCGCCGCTGTGGCCTCTTGGATTTTCAGGACGGGGTGATTGGCCTGCCAGAGTATGATCTGGTGTCCCTTTTGCAGGATGCCCGCCGCGATCTGGCGCCGGGATTGGAGCAGGCGATGCTGGAACGCTACATCGCGTCGGCGCCCAAAGGTGCCGGTGGGGAAACCGAGATCCTGCATCGTTATCATCTTTTGGGTGCGCAGCGTCACACGCGGATTGCAGGGGTCTTTCTGCGCCTGAACCTGCGCGATGACAAATCCGGTTACCTGCGTTTTTTGCCGCGCGTGCTGCGCCAGATGGAGGAGGCGCTACAGGCCGCCGGATTGACCGAGATCACAGAGTTCCTCGACCGCGAGCTGCCCGGATGGCGGCAGGCAGGCCCGACGCTGATCGGTACAGCCTGA
- a CDS encoding DUF2798 domain-containing protein: MLPARFAPVLFGFLLSGIMSCIVTFVAALKNIGFTAQTVDAWLSAWLFGWPVAFCVVLVVAPLVRGFVNRLVKQGS, encoded by the coding sequence ATGCTGCCTGCTCGTTTCGCCCCTGTCCTGTTTGGTTTCCTGTTGTCCGGGATCATGTCCTGCATCGTGACTTTTGTTGCGGCCCTCAAGAATATTGGCTTCACGGCGCAGACCGTGGACGCTTGGCTCAGCGCGTGGTTGTTCGGATGGCCGGTTGCCTTTTGCGTGGTGCTGGTCGTGGCACCGCTGGTGCGCGGATTTGTGAACCGGCTTGTGAAACAGGGCTCATGA
- a CDS encoding hydroxypyruvate isomerase family protein codes for MPRFAANISLLFAELPYLERFSAAAKAGFEAVEILFPYELAAKETQRALVSNGLELLLMNAPPPNYTGGMPGYAALPGGTDRFQRDIRRVLRYADILRPGAIHIMAGYASGDLAKQTFIQNLQWAADRAPSQQFTIEPLNTGDQPDYFLNDYNLAAEVLEAVDRPNVGLQYDAYHAQLIHGDALKVWENFSEKVVHVQIGAAPSRCEPGTGPVDFEELFAAIDDSGYEGWVSAEYTPSTLRTEDSLGWMV; via the coding sequence ATGCCACGCTTTGCTGCCAATATTTCACTTCTGTTTGCTGAACTGCCTTATCTGGAGCGCTTTTCGGCTGCGGCGAAGGCGGGGTTCGAGGCGGTTGAGATCCTGTTTCCCTATGAACTGGCGGCAAAGGAAACCCAGCGGGCGCTTGTGTCCAATGGGCTGGAGCTTTTGCTGATGAATGCGCCGCCGCCGAACTACACCGGCGGCATGCCCGGCTACGCAGCGCTTCCGGGGGGGACGGACCGGTTCCAGCGGGATATCCGCCGGGTGTTGCGCTACGCCGATATCCTGCGCCCTGGCGCCATTCACATCATGGCCGGCTATGCCTCAGGGGATCTGGCAAAACAGACGTTCATTCAGAACCTGCAATGGGCCGCTGACCGGGCGCCCTCGCAGCAGTTCACCATCGAGCCGCTGAACACGGGCGATCAGCCGGATTACTTCCTCAACGACTATAACCTTGCCGCCGAAGTGCTAGAGGCCGTGGACCGCCCGAATGTGGGTTTGCAATACGATGCCTATCACGCTCAGCTGATTCATGGCGATGCGCTCAAGGTCTGGGAGAATTTCTCGGAAAAGGTCGTGCACGTCCAGATCGGAGCAGCCCCCAGCCGCTGTGAACCGGGAACGGGTCCGGTTGATTTTGAGGAACTTTTCGCCGCCATTGACGACAGCGGCTATGAAGGATGGGTCAGTGCCGAATACACGCCGTCCACCCTGCGTACCGAAGACAGTCTGGGCTGGATGGTCTGA
- a CDS encoding DUF1285 domain-containing protein: MSGQNIVTPTAEGLAASAQAARKGGGLPPIHLWNPPFCGDLDMRIARDGTWFYLGTPIGRFELVRLFSSILKREGDKYFLVTPVEKVGITVDDAPFVAVDFEAAGAGTDQILTFSTHVGDTAVAGSDHPIRVVRDPETGEPSPYVMIRDGLEALIDRKSFYRLVELGAHHEGWFGVWSSGQFFAIILSADLE, encoded by the coding sequence ATGAGTGGACAAAACATCGTGACACCGACGGCCGAAGGGCTTGCTGCATCGGCTCAAGCAGCCCGAAAAGGCGGTGGATTGCCGCCTATTCATCTGTGGAACCCACCTTTCTGTGGCGATCTGGACATGCGCATCGCCCGTGACGGCACGTGGTTCTACCTCGGCACTCCCATCGGCCGGTTTGAGCTGGTGCGGCTTTTTTCATCAATCCTGAAGCGGGAGGGCGACAAATACTTCCTTGTGACCCCAGTTGAAAAGGTTGGCATCACTGTCGACGATGCGCCGTTTGTTGCGGTGGATTTCGAAGCTGCCGGGGCAGGTACGGATCAGATCCTGACCTTCTCTACCCATGTGGGGGATACGGCAGTGGCTGGGTCTGATCATCCTATTCGCGTTGTTCGTGATCCCGAAACGGGAGAGCCGTCCCCTTACGTCATGATCCGCGACGGTCTTGAGGCGCTGATTGACCGCAAGAGCTTTTATCGCCTGGTAGAGCTGGGCGCCCATCACGAGGGCTGGTTTGGGGTTTGGTCCTCGGGCCAGTTCTTTGCGATCATCCTTTCAGCCGACCTGGAATAG
- a CDS encoding AAA family ATPase, producing MSEPDDLLAEIEALETKLQLARDSITRRFIGQERVVDLTLATLLCGGHGLLVGLPGLGKTRLVETLSTVMGLDGNRIQFTPDLMPADILGSEVLDKAADGTRAFRFVPGPIFCQLLMADEINRASPRTQSALLQAMQERTVTVAGEDRPLGAPFHVLATQNPIEQEGTYPLPEAQLDRFLFQIDVHYPDRGTERDILLATTGVAEAEAHQVFTADELIAAQTLLRRMPVGESVVEMILDLVRAFRPDEPGVSDRIAQTVAWGPGPRAAQALMLAVRARALLQARLAPSVEDVIEMARPVLTHRMQLNFAARARGESLAELIDETAASLARTGAAA from the coding sequence ATGTCCGAACCCGATGATCTGCTGGCCGAGATCGAGGCGCTCGAAACCAAGCTGCAACTGGCGCGCGATTCGATCACCCGCCGTTTTATCGGACAGGAGCGGGTCGTGGACCTGACCCTTGCCACCCTGCTTTGCGGTGGACACGGGCTTCTGGTCGGCTTGCCGGGCCTTGGCAAGACGCGGCTGGTTGAGACCCTTTCGACCGTGATGGGGCTGGATGGCAACCGCATCCAGTTCACCCCTGACCTGATGCCGGCCGATATCCTGGGCTCCGAAGTCCTCGACAAGGCTGCCGATGGCACCCGCGCTTTCCGCTTCGTGCCTGGGCCGATCTTTTGCCAGCTTCTGATGGCGGATGAAATCAACCGCGCCAGCCCACGCACACAATCGGCGCTGCTACAAGCGATGCAGGAGCGCACTGTCACCGTCGCGGGCGAAGACCGGCCTCTCGGTGCGCCCTTTCATGTTCTCGCCACCCAGAACCCAATCGAGCAGGAAGGCACCTACCCACTGCCCGAGGCACAGCTGGACCGTTTCCTGTTCCAGATCGACGTACATTATCCCGACCGCGGCACCGAGCGCGATATCCTTTTGGCGACCACCGGTGTCGCAGAGGCCGAGGCCCATCAGGTCTTTACCGCCGATGAGCTGATCGCCGCACAGACCCTGCTGCGCCGCATGCCGGTTGGGGAATCCGTAGTCGAGATGATCCTCGATCTGGTGCGCGCCTTCCGCCCGGATGAGCCGGGTGTCTCTGATCGCATCGCCCAGACAGTGGCCTGGGGACCGGGTCCACGCGCCGCACAGGCGCTGATGCTGGCGGTGCGCGCCCGCGCGCTGTTGCAGGCGCGCCTTGCGCCCAGCGTCGAGGACGTGATCGAGATGGCACGCCCGGTGCTGACCCACCGTATGCAGCTGAATTTTGCGGCCCGCGCCCGCGGCGAAAGCCTCGCCGAATTGATTGATGAGACCGCTGCAAGCCTCGCCCGCACAGGGGCCGCCGCGTGA
- a CDS encoding DUF58 domain-containing protein encodes MNQPAPSPAEGAADLRHRSEAEASALPPLLVQAQMLAGSVLLGEHGRRRAGTGDDFWQYRPLQQGDSRRMIDHRRSARGDVQFVREREWQIAQTVHLWTDLGASMRFSSSPDLPLKIDRARLLALATSVLMLRGGERVGLTGGKLPPRSGKAQVLRLAEALSAEDEADYAPPEHRAMAPHARALFVSDFLGPYDELQLALTKAADRGVRGVLLQVLDPSEESFPFSGRTRFHSISGGLMHETLKASALKDRYLDRLAERRDALENLCRSAGWRLGLHHTGDSAQSALMWLYHALERSPA; translated from the coding sequence GTGAACCAGCCCGCCCCCTCTCCTGCCGAAGGCGCAGCCGACCTACGCCACAGGTCCGAGGCCGAGGCCAGCGCGCTACCGCCCCTTTTGGTGCAGGCACAGATGCTGGCAGGCTCGGTCCTGCTTGGGGAGCACGGGCGCAGGCGCGCCGGGACGGGTGATGATTTCTGGCAATACCGCCCCCTGCAGCAAGGTGACAGCCGCCGCATGATCGACCACCGCCGCTCGGCGCGCGGCGATGTCCAGTTTGTCCGTGAACGGGAATGGCAGATCGCCCAGACCGTGCACCTGTGGACGGATCTTGGCGCCTCTATGCGGTTTTCCTCTTCCCCCGACCTGCCGCTAAAGATCGACCGCGCCCGCCTTCTGGCGCTGGCGACCTCAGTGCTGATGCTCCGCGGCGGGGAACGGGTGGGCCTCACCGGTGGCAAGCTGCCGCCCCGTAGCGGCAAGGCACAGGTTCTGCGGCTCGCCGAGGCGCTGAGCGCCGAGGATGAGGCCGACTACGCGCCGCCTGAACACCGCGCCATGGCGCCCCATGCCCGCGCCCTGTTTGTCTCGGACTTCCTTGGCCCCTATGACGAGTTACAACTGGCACTGACCAAGGCCGCTGACCGCGGCGTGCGTGGCGTCTTGCTGCAGGTGCTCGACCCCAGCGAGGAGAGCTTTCCCTTCTCGGGCCGCACCCGGTTTCACAGCATCAGCGGCGGTCTGATGCATGAAACGCTAAAAGCCTCGGCCCTCAAGGATCGCTACCTTGACCGGCTGGCGGAGCGGCGCGATGCGCTGGAAAACCTCTGCCGCAGCGCAGGCTGGCGACTGGGGCTGCATCACACGGGCGATTCTGCCCAATCGGCACTGATGTGGCTCTATCACGCGCTGGAAAGGTCCCCCGCATGA
- a CDS encoding DUF4159 domain-containing protein — protein sequence MTLIAGIGFAYPWLLLGLLALPILWILLRAVPPAPRRQPFPAVTLLLGLSDDESLSDRTPWWLLLLRMLALAAAIIGLAGPVLNPESRQSGSGPVLVVLDATWAGADGWELTRDQISMRLEDAGRAGRPVALLRLTDPDELQFRAAGDWLQQLPGLDPQPWQPSAAQVEQTLAHIETASESFETLWFSDALDYPGRDQVIAALEARGPLTVYEHPGPVYALAPPAIADGALELTAERSLPGAAEELTLQARGRDPGGTLRSLVEATLRFEDGESRATVRLSLPSELRARITRFELTGLRSAGAVALADDGLRRREVALIASESEDEGLALLSPLHYLRQALLPSADLLEGALSDILPANPDVVVLADVARLPPAQEDAMIEWVEAGGLLVRFAGPRLAASDTARSEEEPLMPVRLRLGGRSIGGAMSWGEPKTLAPFGEGTPFAGLVAPDEVTVTAQVVAQPDPTLAARSIAALADGTPLVTRKPLGQGQVVLFHVTANAEWSSLPLSGLFVQMLERLAVSSSVGTPEAASLEGTVWRPVSVIDGFGRAIDAGTLPGVQGPDLITAPSGPLMRPGLYDSGSQTLARNVLRPEDTLNSASWPGSVKLLGYSLPQEQPLGGVLLGLALVLLALDVIATLIVSGQLANLRRSAAAVPLISGLMLACVALSPDNALAQSEGSKDPVAMAAELTLAHVLTGDAEVDRIARAGLQGLSDTLFFRTSIEPSDPVGVDLERDELAFFPLLYWPVTANQKMPSPAAYDRLNTYLRSGGMILFDTRDADVAAVGATSPQARRLQQLALALDIPPLEPLPSDHVLTRTFYLLQDFPGRHPRGPLWVEAAPPDAEQTEGIPFRNLNDGVTPVVIGGNDWASAWAVDQNGRPLLPVGRGFAGERQRELSRRFGVNLVMHVLTGNYKSDQVHVPALLERLGQ from the coding sequence ATGACCCTGATCGCCGGTATCGGATTTGCCTACCCTTGGCTTCTGCTTGGCCTGCTGGCCCTGCCGATCCTTTGGATCCTGTTGCGCGCGGTGCCGCCAGCGCCCCGGCGGCAGCCCTTTCCGGCGGTGACACTGCTCTTGGGCCTTAGCGATGACGAGAGCCTCTCTGACCGCACGCCCTGGTGGCTTTTGCTGCTGCGCATGCTGGCACTGGCTGCCGCAATCATTGGTCTTGCTGGTCCAGTCCTGAACCCCGAAAGCCGTCAATCCGGCAGCGGACCGGTGCTGGTCGTGCTGGATGCGACCTGGGCGGGCGCCGATGGCTGGGAGCTCACGCGCGATCAGATCTCCATGCGCCTTGAAGATGCCGGGCGGGCCGGACGCCCGGTGGCCCTGCTGAGGTTGACCGACCCGGACGAGCTGCAATTCCGCGCCGCCGGCGACTGGTTACAGCAATTGCCGGGCCTCGACCCCCAGCCCTGGCAACCCTCTGCCGCTCAGGTGGAGCAGACTCTTGCACATATTGAAACGGCATCGGAAAGCTTTGAGACGCTCTGGTTCAGCGATGCGCTGGATTACCCCGGCCGCGATCAGGTAATCGCCGCGCTAGAGGCACGCGGCCCCCTCACGGTCTATGAGCACCCCGGCCCTGTTTATGCCCTTGCCCCACCGGCCATCGCGGATGGTGCGCTGGAGCTGACCGCCGAACGCAGCCTGCCGGGCGCCGCAGAAGAACTGACGCTACAGGCCCGTGGCCGCGATCCGGGCGGCACCCTGCGCAGTCTGGTAGAGGCAACGCTACGGTTCGAGGATGGCGAAAGCCGAGCCACCGTGCGTCTGTCCCTTCCCTCCGAGCTGCGCGCACGCATCACCCGGTTCGAACTCACCGGCCTGCGCAGCGCTGGCGCCGTGGCCCTGGCTGACGACGGGTTGCGCCGCCGCGAGGTCGCTCTCATCGCCTCCGAAAGCGAGGATGAGGGCCTCGCTTTGCTGTCGCCGCTGCACTATTTGCGCCAGGCGCTATTGCCGTCAGCCGATCTCTTGGAAGGCGCTCTCAGTGATATTCTGCCCGCAAACCCGGATGTCGTCGTCCTTGCCGATGTCGCCCGCCTGCCCCCCGCACAGGAAGACGCGATGATCGAATGGGTCGAAGCGGGTGGCCTATTGGTGCGTTTTGCCGGGCCGCGCCTTGCGGCAAGCGACACCGCCCGCAGTGAGGAAGAGCCGCTAATGCCTGTGCGCCTGCGCCTTGGCGGGCGCAGCATCGGCGGCGCCATGAGCTGGGGCGAGCCAAAAACACTCGCACCGTTTGGCGAAGGCACTCCATTTGCCGGGCTGGTCGCGCCGGATGAAGTCACGGTCACCGCACAGGTCGTGGCGCAGCCCGATCCGACCCTTGCCGCACGCTCCATCGCTGCACTGGCCGATGGCACGCCGCTGGTTACCCGTAAACCGTTGGGGCAGGGGCAGGTTGTGCTCTTCCATGTAACCGCGAATGCGGAATGGAGCAGTCTGCCGCTCTCCGGCCTTTTTGTGCAGATGCTGGAGCGGCTCGCGGTGTCCTCGTCGGTGGGCACGCCCGAAGCGGCCAGTCTTGAAGGAACGGTCTGGCGACCGGTATCGGTGATCGACGGCTTTGGCCGCGCGATTGATGCCGGCACCCTGCCCGGCGTTCAGGGCCCGGATCTGATCACGGCGCCTTCCGGGCCCCTCATGCGTCCCGGTCTTTATGACAGCGGTAGCCAGACCTTGGCCCGAAATGTTCTGCGGCCGGAAGACACGCTGAACAGCGCCAGCTGGCCGGGATCGGTGAAGCTGCTGGGCTACAGTCTGCCGCAGGAGCAACCCCTGGGCGGAGTCCTTTTGGGACTGGCACTTGTCTTGCTGGCACTGGATGTGATCGCCACGCTGATTGTGTCGGGGCAGCTTGCCAACCTGAGGCGCAGCGCGGCAGCGGTACCGCTCATCTCGGGGCTGATGCTCGCCTGTGTTGCCCTATCACCTGATAACGCCCTTGCCCAAAGCGAAGGATCGAAAGACCCTGTTGCGATGGCGGCTGAGCTGACACTAGCTCATGTTTTGACAGGCGATGCAGAGGTTGACCGTATCGCGCGCGCCGGTCTGCAGGGCCTGTCGGACACACTGTTTTTCCGCACTTCAATTGAACCCTCGGACCCGGTGGGTGTGGACCTTGAACGCGATGAGCTGGCATTTTTCCCACTGCTCTACTGGCCTGTAACCGCAAACCAGAAGATGCCGTCGCCAGCCGCCTATGACCGACTCAACACATATTTGCGCAGTGGTGGCATGATCCTGTTCGACACCCGCGATGCGGATGTCGCCGCAGTTGGGGCCACCAGCCCGCAAGCCCGCAGGTTGCAGCAACTGGCTCTCGCGCTGGATATCCCACCGCTGGAGCCCCTGCCATCGGACCATGTTCTGACGCGTACCTTCTACCTGCTGCAGGACTTTCCTGGCCGCCATCCCCGTGGCCCCCTTTGGGTAGAAGCGGCCCCGCCTGATGCAGAACAGACCGAGGGCATCCCGTTCCGCAACCTCAATGACGGGGTGACGCCGGTGGTGATCGGCGGCAATGACTGGGCTTCGGCCTGGGCGGTGGATCAAAACGGCCGCCCCTTGCTGCCGGTCGGTCGCGGCTTTGCCGGTGAGCGGCAAAGGGAACTCTCACGGCGTTTCGGGGTCAATCTGGTGATGCATGTGCTGACCGGGAACTACAAATCCGATCAGGTCCATGTACCGGCCCTGCTTGAGCGGCTGGGACAATAG